The following proteins come from a genomic window of Microtus ochrogaster isolate Prairie Vole_2 unplaced genomic scaffold, MicOch1.0 UNK1, whole genome shotgun sequence:
- the Mbd4 gene encoding methyl-CpG-binding domain protein 4 isoform X1, with the protein METPNLGDSSAPSSTPRESLVPDPPWDLCKEDVAAGLGRTEDGKEPVISSEGSPLPQEPAAATQFNGPAETERQEPLVCGWERIVKQRLSGKTAGRYDVYFISPQGLKFRSKRSLANYLLKNGETFLKPEDFDFTVPSKGDIRSDYKEQSLVALTSQQSQQPEESSISHHNLRTRSKLQTHVLPSPSGNSETPGSSRLSNSRKPKRKAAVLKGIGSEKTKQRCRKSLSDSARSTRKRESVVQKAGAESELVPPECLCPADACSSQGTVSVAGEEKGLGTEKPPSAGSDLHPTQVASGITNKLHSTEEAGDTNREQIFLEAEEIRSKGDREGEAHLHIDVLQGDSEMPGCSQAKKRLTSDTLREDSSPRTQVEKRKTSLYFSSKYNKEALSPPRRKAFKKWTPPRSPFNLVQETLFHDPWKLLIATIFLNRTSGKMAIPVLWEFLEKYPSAEVARTADWRDVSELLKPLGLYDLRAKTIVKFSDEYLTKQWRYPIELHGIGKYGNDSYRIFCVNEWKQVHPEDHKLNKYHDWLWENHEKLSLS; encoded by the exons ATGGAGACCCCAAACCTTGGGGACAGCTCAGCCCCCTCCAGCACCCCCAGAGAGAGCCTAGTTCCAGACCCGCCTTGGGACCTCTG CAAGGAGGATGTAGCCGCTGGACTGGGAAGAACAGAAGACGGAAAGGAACCGGTGATAAGCAGCGAGGGTAGCCCCCTTCCCCAGGAACCTGCTGCTGCTACTCAGTTTAACGGTCCTGCAGAAACAGAACGCCAGGAGCCCCTCGTGTGTGGATGGGAGAGAATTGTGAAGCAAAGGCTGTCTGGGAAAACTGCAGGCAGATATGACGTATACTTCATCAG cccACAAGGACTGAAGTTCAGATCGAAGCGTTCACTTGCTAATTATCTTCTCAAAAATGGAGAGACTTTTCTTAAGCCTGAAGATTTTGATTTTACTGTGCCTTCTAAAGGGGACATCAGATCCGATTATAAAGAGCAAAGCTTGGTAGCTCTGACGTCGCAGCAGTCACAGCAGCCAGAGGAAAGCAGCATCTCACACCACAACCTCAGGACACGAAGCAAGTTGCAAACCCATGTGTTGCCTTCACCCAGTGGTAATTCAGAGACCCCAGGTAGCAGCAGACTGTCCAACTCCAGAAAGCCCAAAAGAAAGGCGGCTGTTTTGAAAGGAATTGGAAGtgagaaaaccaaacaaaggTGCAGGAAGAGTCTCTCGGATTCTGCACGAAGTACCAGAAAAAGAGAATCTGTGGTTCAGAAAGCAGGCGCTGAAAGTGAGCTGGTTCCACCGGAATGTCTGTGCCCTGCAGATGCCTGCTCCAGCCAAGGGACTGTCAGCGTGGCTGGGGAAGAGAAGGGCCTGGGTACAGAAAAGCCACCGAGTGCAGGGTCAGATCTTCATCCCACGCAAGTAGCTTCTGGCATCACAAACAAATTGCATTCAACGGAAGAAGCAGGTGATACGAACCGTGAGCAAATTTTTTTAGAAGCAGAGGAAATCAGATCGAAGGGAGACCGAGAGGGGGAGGCGCATTTGCATATCGACGTTTTACAGGGTGACTCTGAAATGCCCGGCTGCTCCCAAGCCAAGAAACGCCTTACTTCTGACACACTCCGAG aagacaGCAGCCCACGAACACaagtagaaaaaaggaaaacaagcctgTATTTTTCCAGCAAGTACAACAAAGAAG CTCTTAGCCCCCCACGACGAAAAGCCTTCAAGAAATGGACTCCTCCTCGGTCACCTTTTAATCTTGTTCAAGAAACACTTTTCCATGATCCCTGGAAGCTCCTCATTGCGACTATATTTCTCAATCGGACCTCAG GCAAGATGGCCATCCCTGTGCTTTGGGAGTTTCTAGAGAAGTACCCTTCAGCCGAGGTGGCCCGAACTGCTGACTGGAGGGACGTGTCAGAACTTCTTAAGCCTCTCGGTCTCTATGATCTCCGTGCAAAAACCATTGTCAAGTTTTCAG ATGAATATCTGACGAAGCAATGGAGGTATCCGATTGAGCTTCACGGGATTGGTAAATACGGCAACGACTCGTACCGGATCTTTTGTGTCAATGAGTGGAAGCAG gtgCACCCTGAAGACCACAAGTTAAACAAATACCATGACTGGCTGTGGGAAAACCATGAGAAATTAAGTCTGTCTTAA
- the Mbd4 gene encoding methyl-CpG-binding domain protein 4 isoform X3, whose amino-acid sequence MFCDASSKEDVAAGLGRTEDGKEPVISSEGSPLPQEPAAATQFNGPAETERQEPLVCGWERIVKQRLSGKTAGRYDVYFISPQGLKFRSKRSLANYLLKNGETFLKPEDFDFTVPSKGDIRSDYKEQSLVALTSQQSQQPEESSISHHNLRTRSKLQTHVLPSPSGNSETPGSSRLSNSRKPKRKAAVLKGIGSEKTKQRCRKSLSDSARSTRKRESVVQKAGAESELVPPECLCPADACSSQGTVSVAGEEKGLGTEKPPSAGSDLHPTQVASGITNKLHSTEEAGDTNREQIFLEAEEIRSKGDREGEAHLHIDVLQGDSEMPGCSQAKKRLTSDTLREDSSPRTQVEKRKTSLYFSSKYNKEALSPPRRKAFKKWTPPRSPFNLVQETLFHDPWKLLIATIFLNRTSGKMAIPVLWEFLEKYPSAEVARTADWRDVSELLKPLGLYDLRAKTIVKFSDEYLTKQWRYPIELHGIGKYGNDSYRIFCVNEWKQVHPEDHKLNKYHDWLWENHEKLSLS is encoded by the exons ATGTTTTGTGATGCAAGCAG CAAGGAGGATGTAGCCGCTGGACTGGGAAGAACAGAAGACGGAAAGGAACCGGTGATAAGCAGCGAGGGTAGCCCCCTTCCCCAGGAACCTGCTGCTGCTACTCAGTTTAACGGTCCTGCAGAAACAGAACGCCAGGAGCCCCTCGTGTGTGGATGGGAGAGAATTGTGAAGCAAAGGCTGTCTGGGAAAACTGCAGGCAGATATGACGTATACTTCATCAG cccACAAGGACTGAAGTTCAGATCGAAGCGTTCACTTGCTAATTATCTTCTCAAAAATGGAGAGACTTTTCTTAAGCCTGAAGATTTTGATTTTACTGTGCCTTCTAAAGGGGACATCAGATCCGATTATAAAGAGCAAAGCTTGGTAGCTCTGACGTCGCAGCAGTCACAGCAGCCAGAGGAAAGCAGCATCTCACACCACAACCTCAGGACACGAAGCAAGTTGCAAACCCATGTGTTGCCTTCACCCAGTGGTAATTCAGAGACCCCAGGTAGCAGCAGACTGTCCAACTCCAGAAAGCCCAAAAGAAAGGCGGCTGTTTTGAAAGGAATTGGAAGtgagaaaaccaaacaaaggTGCAGGAAGAGTCTCTCGGATTCTGCACGAAGTACCAGAAAAAGAGAATCTGTGGTTCAGAAAGCAGGCGCTGAAAGTGAGCTGGTTCCACCGGAATGTCTGTGCCCTGCAGATGCCTGCTCCAGCCAAGGGACTGTCAGCGTGGCTGGGGAAGAGAAGGGCCTGGGTACAGAAAAGCCACCGAGTGCAGGGTCAGATCTTCATCCCACGCAAGTAGCTTCTGGCATCACAAACAAATTGCATTCAACGGAAGAAGCAGGTGATACGAACCGTGAGCAAATTTTTTTAGAAGCAGAGGAAATCAGATCGAAGGGAGACCGAGAGGGGGAGGCGCATTTGCATATCGACGTTTTACAGGGTGACTCTGAAATGCCCGGCTGCTCCCAAGCCAAGAAACGCCTTACTTCTGACACACTCCGAG aagacaGCAGCCCACGAACACaagtagaaaaaaggaaaacaagcctgTATTTTTCCAGCAAGTACAACAAAGAAG CTCTTAGCCCCCCACGACGAAAAGCCTTCAAGAAATGGACTCCTCCTCGGTCACCTTTTAATCTTGTTCAAGAAACACTTTTCCATGATCCCTGGAAGCTCCTCATTGCGACTATATTTCTCAATCGGACCTCAG GCAAGATGGCCATCCCTGTGCTTTGGGAGTTTCTAGAGAAGTACCCTTCAGCCGAGGTGGCCCGAACTGCTGACTGGAGGGACGTGTCAGAACTTCTTAAGCCTCTCGGTCTCTATGATCTCCGTGCAAAAACCATTGTCAAGTTTTCAG ATGAATATCTGACGAAGCAATGGAGGTATCCGATTGAGCTTCACGGGATTGGTAAATACGGCAACGACTCGTACCGGATCTTTTGTGTCAATGAGTGGAAGCAG gtgCACCCTGAAGACCACAAGTTAAACAAATACCATGACTGGCTGTGGGAAAACCATGAGAAATTAAGTCTGTCTTAA
- the Mbd4 gene encoding methyl-CpG-binding domain protein 4 isoform X2: METPNLGDSSAPSSTPRESLVPDPPWDLCKEDVAAGLGRTEDGKEPVISSEGSPLPQEPAAATQFNGPAETERQEPLVCGWERIVKQRLSGKTAGRYDVYFISPQGLKFRSKRSLANYLLKNGETFLKPEDFDFTVPSKGDIRSDYKEQSLVALTSQQSQQPEESSISHHNLRTRSKLQTHVLPSPSGNSETPGSSRLSNSRKPKRKAAVLKGIGSEKTKQRCRKSLSDSARSTRKRESVVQKAGAESELVPPECLCPADACSSQGTVSVAGEEKGLGTEKPPSAGSDLHPTQVASGITNKLHSTEEAGDTNREQIFLEAEEIRSKGDREGEAHLHIDVLQGDSEMPGCSQAKKRLTSDTLRDSSPRTQVEKRKTSLYFSSKYNKEALSPPRRKAFKKWTPPRSPFNLVQETLFHDPWKLLIATIFLNRTSGKMAIPVLWEFLEKYPSAEVARTADWRDVSELLKPLGLYDLRAKTIVKFSDEYLTKQWRYPIELHGIGKYGNDSYRIFCVNEWKQVHPEDHKLNKYHDWLWENHEKLSLS; the protein is encoded by the exons ATGGAGACCCCAAACCTTGGGGACAGCTCAGCCCCCTCCAGCACCCCCAGAGAGAGCCTAGTTCCAGACCCGCCTTGGGACCTCTG CAAGGAGGATGTAGCCGCTGGACTGGGAAGAACAGAAGACGGAAAGGAACCGGTGATAAGCAGCGAGGGTAGCCCCCTTCCCCAGGAACCTGCTGCTGCTACTCAGTTTAACGGTCCTGCAGAAACAGAACGCCAGGAGCCCCTCGTGTGTGGATGGGAGAGAATTGTGAAGCAAAGGCTGTCTGGGAAAACTGCAGGCAGATATGACGTATACTTCATCAG cccACAAGGACTGAAGTTCAGATCGAAGCGTTCACTTGCTAATTATCTTCTCAAAAATGGAGAGACTTTTCTTAAGCCTGAAGATTTTGATTTTACTGTGCCTTCTAAAGGGGACATCAGATCCGATTATAAAGAGCAAAGCTTGGTAGCTCTGACGTCGCAGCAGTCACAGCAGCCAGAGGAAAGCAGCATCTCACACCACAACCTCAGGACACGAAGCAAGTTGCAAACCCATGTGTTGCCTTCACCCAGTGGTAATTCAGAGACCCCAGGTAGCAGCAGACTGTCCAACTCCAGAAAGCCCAAAAGAAAGGCGGCTGTTTTGAAAGGAATTGGAAGtgagaaaaccaaacaaaggTGCAGGAAGAGTCTCTCGGATTCTGCACGAAGTACCAGAAAAAGAGAATCTGTGGTTCAGAAAGCAGGCGCTGAAAGTGAGCTGGTTCCACCGGAATGTCTGTGCCCTGCAGATGCCTGCTCCAGCCAAGGGACTGTCAGCGTGGCTGGGGAAGAGAAGGGCCTGGGTACAGAAAAGCCACCGAGTGCAGGGTCAGATCTTCATCCCACGCAAGTAGCTTCTGGCATCACAAACAAATTGCATTCAACGGAAGAAGCAGGTGATACGAACCGTGAGCAAATTTTTTTAGAAGCAGAGGAAATCAGATCGAAGGGAGACCGAGAGGGGGAGGCGCATTTGCATATCGACGTTTTACAGGGTGACTCTGAAATGCCCGGCTGCTCCCAAGCCAAGAAACGCCTTACTTCTGACACACTCCGAG acaGCAGCCCACGAACACaagtagaaaaaaggaaaacaagcctgTATTTTTCCAGCAAGTACAACAAAGAAG CTCTTAGCCCCCCACGACGAAAAGCCTTCAAGAAATGGACTCCTCCTCGGTCACCTTTTAATCTTGTTCAAGAAACACTTTTCCATGATCCCTGGAAGCTCCTCATTGCGACTATATTTCTCAATCGGACCTCAG GCAAGATGGCCATCCCTGTGCTTTGGGAGTTTCTAGAGAAGTACCCTTCAGCCGAGGTGGCCCGAACTGCTGACTGGAGGGACGTGTCAGAACTTCTTAAGCCTCTCGGTCTCTATGATCTCCGTGCAAAAACCATTGTCAAGTTTTCAG ATGAATATCTGACGAAGCAATGGAGGTATCCGATTGAGCTTCACGGGATTGGTAAATACGGCAACGACTCGTACCGGATCTTTTGTGTCAATGAGTGGAAGCAG gtgCACCCTGAAGACCACAAGTTAAACAAATACCATGACTGGCTGTGGGAAAACCATGAGAAATTAAGTCTGTCTTAA